A window from Sediminispirochaeta bajacaliforniensis DSM 16054 encodes these proteins:
- a CDS encoding TRAP transporter large permease: protein MRRIERVVSYISGLSILLLVALPVSEILLRLFFSRGITASSDYITHLVLILTFLGGIAGAINGDHLSISAVAHILKGRKAFAISLAGTFISVAVSIAFAWTSLSMLLIAFGPDAMVGVIPTRLIILIMPLGYLFMAFGFISRLIGDDRCPRPVFFCSVTAIVCGTLLALPAVANLLAFFPVPLDFIDTAVQVYYNAAENVVPLLLILFIFAAFLGVPLFVVLGGGALLLFAQSFGSLEVVPIESYSMLTAQTIAAIPLFTVAGFVLSESGAGERLIALFHLLFRGLPGGMAAVAVIVCAFFTTFTGASGVTILALGGLLSVILRKNGFDERFVDGLLTGSGSIGLLFPPSLPIILYGVVAQISIRDMFLAGIIPGVIMVVMVSFMGFRASSKGVMVKESDHGPVLRVIGNALWEGLLPLVVLVPYLTGIATIVETGAVTLLYALIVEMCIHRDISLRRLPSVLVKSVPIIGGVLIILASSRGLAYYIVDAEIPMKLAAWMEAHISSRLLFLLLLNIGLLITGCLMDIFSAIMVVVPLILPLGELFGVHPVHLGIIFLANLELGYLTPPVGLNLFLASYRFGKPLPTIYRSVLPFFLVMLVAVLLITYIPALSLIFVGS, encoded by the coding sequence ATGAGACGAATAGAACGCGTCGTTTCCTATATCTCCGGTCTGTCGATCCTCCTGCTCGTCGCCCTTCCTGTTTCTGAAATCCTCCTGCGTCTGTTTTTCAGCAGGGGGATTACCGCTTCATCCGACTATATTACCCACCTTGTGCTCATTCTTACCTTTCTCGGAGGGATCGCTGGTGCGATCAATGGCGATCATCTAAGCATTTCTGCCGTTGCCCATATTCTTAAAGGTAGAAAGGCCTTTGCTATTTCTCTTGCGGGGACCTTCATTTCCGTCGCCGTTTCCATTGCATTTGCCTGGACTAGTCTCTCGATGTTACTTATAGCCTTCGGTCCCGATGCTATGGTGGGGGTTATTCCAACACGACTGATCATCCTCATCATGCCGCTGGGCTATCTTTTCATGGCCTTCGGCTTTATCTCCCGTCTCATTGGGGATGACCGCTGCCCCCGCCCTGTGTTTTTTTGCAGCGTGACAGCAATCGTCTGCGGGACGCTTCTCGCCCTGCCTGCGGTGGCAAACCTGCTTGCCTTTTTCCCTGTTCCCTTGGATTTTATCGATACTGCTGTCCAGGTTTACTACAATGCGGCGGAAAACGTGGTACCGTTGCTGCTGATACTTTTTATCTTCGCTGCTTTTCTGGGCGTGCCGCTTTTTGTCGTACTCGGCGGTGGGGCCCTGCTTCTTTTTGCCCAATCCTTCGGCAGTCTTGAGGTTGTACCGATCGAATCCTATTCGATGTTGACCGCCCAGACCATTGCGGCAATTCCCTTATTTACCGTGGCCGGTTTTGTCCTTTCCGAAAGTGGGGCGGGTGAACGCCTCATTGCCCTTTTTCATCTCCTGTTTCGGGGACTTCCCGGCGGTATGGCCGCGGTGGCTGTTATTGTCTGTGCCTTTTTTACGACCTTTACCGGCGCTTCCGGGGTGACCATTTTGGCCCTCGGTGGTCTTTTGTCGGTTATTCTTAGAAAAAACGGCTTTGATGAACGCTTTGTCGACGGTTTACTCACCGGCAGCGGAAGTATCGGTCTCCTTTTTCCTCCCAGCCTGCCCATCATCCTCTATGGAGTCGTCGCCCAAATCAGTATTCGTGATATGTTTTTGGCAGGCATTATTCCCGGCGTGATCATGGTAGTCATGGTCTCGTTCATGGGCTTCCGGGCATCATCCAAAGGGGTAATGGTAAAGGAGTCCGACCATGGACCTGTCCTGCGTGTCATAGGTAATGCGCTTTGGGAAGGGCTCTTACCGCTTGTCGTGCTTGTTCCCTATTTGACGGGAATAGCCACCATAGTGGAAACCGGGGCTGTCACCTTACTCTATGCGCTCATCGTTGAGATGTGCATCCATCGAGATATTTCGCTTCGCAGATTACCATCGGTCCTAGTAAAAAGTGTCCCTATTATCGGAGGGGTGCTGATTATTCTTGCATCAAGTCGGGGCCTTGCTTATTACATTGTCGATGCGGAAATTCCCATGAAGCTCGCCGCCTGGATGGAAGCCCATATTTCCTCCCGGCTGCTTTTTTTACTTTTACTTAATATCGGCCTTTTGATAACCGGCTGTCTCATGGATATCTTTTCGGCGATCATGGTGGTTGTCCCCCTCATCCTCCCTTTGGGAGAGCTGTTCGGAGTACATCCTGTACATCTTGGAATCATTTTCCTTGCAAATCTGGAACTCGGTTATCTCACGCCGCCTGTCGGTTTGAATCTTTTTCTTGCCAGCTATCGATTCGGGAAGCCCCTCCCGACTATATACCGGTCGGTGCTTCCCTTTTTCCTTGTGATGCTGGTTGCTGTTTTACTGATAACCTATATACCGGCACTCAGCCTTATCTTTGTCGGCAGCTAA
- a CDS encoding TRAP transporter substrate-binding protein — MKRKTMFGVAVLYCLFAVMSLPALTLKIGSIAPAGSPWDQTLKEIAEDWEEISDGRLSIKIYAGGIAGDEEAMIRKMRVGQLDGVVLTSIGLDIISPDLFIMSLPRIIRSADEYDYLVPRMEPTFDKIVSEKGYKLVTWTMAGWIKFFSTKPVITPDDLKRLRLGIIPGQEGMERIWKNMGYRVLPVDTIDWLSSFQGGMIEATFTSPLAAAAYQVFGVANHMLEYPISPLLGALVFSDRSWKRIPESLRIRLLESAQEHIKPLYERSTQLEEEAMSIMKENGLVVHTLSDQQWELWEEEIAHAYSSGLDKDYSGDVLQEIQAYLEEYRKK; from the coding sequence ATGAAAAGAAAAACCATGTTTGGTGTTGCCGTTCTGTATTGTCTGTTTGCCGTGATGAGTCTACCCGCTCTGACCTTAAAAATCGGAAGTATAGCACCAGCCGGAAGTCCATGGGACCAGACCCTGAAAGAGATCGCTGAAGACTGGGAAGAAATTTCCGATGGCCGCCTCAGTATAAAAATCTATGCCGGAGGAATTGCGGGCGACGAAGAGGCCATGATCAGAAAGATGAGGGTAGGGCAGCTCGACGGTGTGGTTCTCACCTCCATCGGACTTGATATCATCAGCCCCGATCTTTTCATTATGAGCCTTCCCCGTATTATCCGCAGTGCCGATGAGTATGATTATCTTGTCCCCAGGATGGAACCGACCTTCGACAAGATCGTCAGCGAGAAGGGGTACAAACTGGTTACCTGGACCATGGCCGGTTGGATAAAATTTTTCTCCACAAAACCTGTCATTACCCCAGATGATCTAAAGCGTTTGCGTCTGGGGATCATTCCGGGACAAGAGGGAATGGAACGGATATGGAAAAATATGGGATACAGGGTTCTGCCCGTCGACACGATAGACTGGCTCAGCTCTTTTCAGGGGGGAATGATTGAGGCAACCTTCACAAGCCCCCTTGCGGCAGCGGCCTACCAGGTCTTCGGCGTTGCAAACCATATGCTTGAATATCCGATTTCTCCGCTGCTCGGTGCTCTCGTATTCAGTGACCGCAGCTGGAAGCGGATACCGGAATCGCTTAGAATACGGCTCCTTGAATCGGCCCAGGAGCATATCAAGCCCCTGTACGAGCGCTCTACCCAGCTTGAGGAGGAGGCAATGTCGATCATGAAGGAAAACGGTCTGGTGGTCCATACCTTAAGCGATCAGCAATGGGAGCTGTGGGAAGAGGAAATCGCCCATGCCTATTCCTCAGGACTGGATAAGGATTACTCAGGAGATGTCCTGCAGGAGATTCAGGCGTATCTTGAAGAGTACAGGAAAAAATGA
- a CDS encoding TRAP transporter TatT component family protein: protein MKKTFDLVFLVVLLLALVTACSPSKFATEMAIDALTGAGSSTVFSGESDPELAAQSLPFALKMYEALLVDHPDHPALLSAAGEGFVSYANAFCQLPASMESSWEKQRHMLQRAASLYLRGRDYALRALETRHDGCIRLLDEKRYDEALGNCSKEDVSDLYWAAAGWFGAISAEGFNMRRMAEAPTAYALLVRALCLDEGFNYGALHELAIAVLPALPEAMRYRPNVAPSDDPVRTWEADYYHGLGIDPISDPYRAAYHHFERSLKLGEEGLVSPFVAYAEGVCVPQQDYEGFRAMLEKGLAVDMEKWPDSRLVNTLQEEKARWLLAHAEDFFVVIPDEQSEE, encoded by the coding sequence ATGAAAAAAACCTTTGATCTTGTTTTTTTAGTAGTTCTGCTTCTTGCCCTGGTGACGGCTTGCTCCCCTTCGAAATTTGCTACGGAAATGGCAATAGACGCCTTAACCGGAGCAGGAAGTTCGACGGTTTTTAGCGGCGAAAGCGATCCTGAATTGGCAGCACAATCGCTGCCCTTTGCCTTGAAAATGTACGAGGCCCTATTAGTCGATCATCCGGACCATCCGGCCCTTCTTTCTGCCGCTGGTGAGGGGTTTGTCTCTTATGCCAATGCCTTTTGTCAGCTTCCTGCCAGTATGGAATCCTCGTGGGAAAAGCAGCGCCATATGCTACAGCGTGCCGCCTCTCTCTATCTTAGGGGACGCGATTATGCATTAAGAGCCCTTGAAACGCGGCACGACGGATGCATTCGTCTGTTGGATGAAAAACGATACGACGAGGCACTGGGGAACTGTTCGAAGGAAGATGTTTCGGATCTCTACTGGGCTGCCGCCGGATGGTTTGGGGCAATTTCGGCCGAAGGCTTCAATATGAGGCGAATGGCGGAGGCCCCCACCGCATATGCCCTTCTTGTGCGGGCACTCTGTCTTGACGAAGGCTTTAATTACGGAGCCCTTCATGAGCTTGCCATTGCTGTGCTTCCCGCTCTGCCCGAAGCGATGCGTTATCGGCCGAATGTGGCTCCCTCCGACGACCCCGTTCGGACATGGGAGGCCGATTATTACCACGGCCTCGGGATTGATCCAATCAGCGATCCCTACCGAGCCGCATATCATCATTTTGAACGATCGCTTAAGCTGGGTGAAGAGGGACTTGTGAGCCCTTTTGTCGCCTATGCCGAGGGTGTCTGTGTTCCACAGCAGGATTACGAGGGGTTTCGGGCTATGCTTGAAAAGGGGCTCGCCGTCGATATGGAAAAGTGGCCTGATTCCCGGCTGGTAAATACCCTTCAAGAGGAGAAGGCTCGGTGGCTTCTTGCTCATGCCGAGGATTTTTTTGTCGTTATTCCCGATGAACAATCGGAGGAGTAA
- a CDS encoding YaiI/YqxD family protein: MKLLVDADGCPRNVRAIVIRAAERLGIPALFFADRLLPDVESSNQEMVLVGKGDDSADDALVQQCEAGDICISRDILLASRVVERGGVAIDTDGSVYTKENIAERVSMRNIMTELRFSGIMPTQKKGGEQHYTPFANAFDTLLAKHNKG, from the coding sequence GTGAAATTATTAGTTGACGCTGACGGTTGTCCGAGAAATGTTCGTGCCATTGTGATTCGGGCGGCCGAGCGCTTGGGGATTCCCGCTCTTTTTTTTGCCGACCGCCTTTTGCCTGATGTAGAATCTTCCAATCAGGAGATGGTACTTGTAGGAAAGGGGGACGATTCGGCGGATGATGCCCTTGTACAGCAATGTGAAGCCGGGGATATTTGTATCAGCCGTGACATTCTCCTTGCATCGAGGGTGGTTGAACGGGGGGGCGTAGCCATTGATACCGATGGATCGGTCTATACTAAAGAGAATATCGCCGAACGGGTAAGCATGAGAAATATCATGACCGAATTGCGATTTTCTGGTATCATGCCCACACAAAAAAAGGGTGGAGAACAACATTACACTCCATTTGCAAATGCCTTTGATACCCTATTGGCAAAACATAACAAGGGGTAA
- the manA gene encoding mannose-6-phosphate isomerase, class I yields MKCDAYFLQNIVQHYPWGEETAIPELLGIKADGRPFAELWMGDHPRGPSKVLSNEGKFEELGDLLSTNPEAFLGSGINGKYGGRLPFLFKVLAAKTPLSIQAHPNKAQAEAGFAREEAAGIPIDAPHRNYRDRNHKPEIIAALTPFTAMCGFRDRSEIIDGFSRLKSRTAEEKLLPLLKGKEHALSSFFTALLNLEKEDSKELTDALASWAREERGPLDGKQKEAALVRRFIDYYPDDPAVSAPLYLNVIRLAPGQALYQPAGLLHAYVEGVGVELMANSDNVLRGGLTHKHIDMNELESVLIFSSATPAILTPVKSNTGLFRYQTPAQEFELQRFDGGEATIEGRFPAVVLVTKGHLLFRVSGQADSVEAKRGQSLFLPASCGLQIKGEGQAYIATLPGDLLGEIIS; encoded by the coding sequence ATGAAGTGTGATGCGTATTTTCTACAGAATATTGTACAGCATTATCCCTGGGGGGAAGAGACGGCTATCCCCGAGCTTTTGGGGATCAAAGCCGATGGCCGCCCCTTTGCCGAGCTCTGGATGGGGGACCATCCCCGCGGTCCGAGTAAGGTATTGTCTAATGAGGGGAAGTTCGAGGAATTGGGAGATCTTTTGAGTACCAATCCCGAGGCTTTTCTCGGCTCCGGGATTAATGGGAAATATGGTGGGCGTTTGCCCTTTCTTTTTAAGGTTCTTGCGGCAAAGACGCCTCTTTCGATTCAGGCCCATCCTAATAAAGCACAGGCGGAGGCGGGATTTGCCAGAGAGGAAGCTGCCGGAATTCCCATTGACGCCCCTCACCGCAACTATCGCGATAGAAATCACAAACCGGAAATCATAGCGGCCCTCACTCCTTTTACCGCCATGTGCGGCTTTCGTGATCGAAGCGAAATTATCGACGGTTTTTCACGTTTAAAAAGCCGTACGGCGGAAGAAAAACTCCTCCCTTTACTTAAGGGAAAAGAACATGCTCTTTCCTCCTTTTTTACGGCCCTTCTTAATCTTGAGAAAGAGGATAGCAAAGAACTTACCGATGCTCTCGCTTCTTGGGCGAGGGAAGAAAGAGGGCCTCTTGACGGAAAGCAAAAAGAAGCTGCTCTTGTTCGTAGATTTATCGACTATTATCCCGATGATCCTGCCGTATCGGCACCGCTTTATCTTAATGTAATCCGCTTGGCTCCCGGTCAGGCCCTTTATCAACCGGCAGGCCTGCTTCACGCCTATGTGGAAGGGGTAGGCGTCGAGCTTATGGCAAACTCCGATAATGTCCTTCGGGGAGGGCTTACACACAAACATATCGATATGAATGAACTTGAATCGGTGCTCATCTTTTCTTCTGCCACCCCTGCAATACTTACGCCGGTCAAGTCGAATACAGGGCTATTCCGCTACCAAACGCCGGCACAAGAGTTTGAATTGCAGCGGTTCGACGGCGGCGAAGCAACCATTGAAGGCCGTTTCCCTGCGGTCGTTTTGGTGACAAAGGGGCATCTTCTGTTTCGAGTATCGGGGCAAGCGGATTCAGTGGAGGCAAAACGCGGACAGAGTCTCTTCCTTCCTGCATCTTGCGGCTTGCAGATAAAAGGAGAGGGGCAAGCCTATATAGCCACCCTGCCTGGAGATCTTTTGGGTGAAATTATTAGTTGA
- a CDS encoding galactokinase, whose product MTSKGKLDTLFANQFRRESSCLVVSPGRTELCGNHTDHNRGKVLAAAIDLAKTAAVAARDDMRVEIITEGLPERVDLIIDNDEPRKEEQGSSAALVRGVIAALHRKGFKTKGFSAFVRSRVALGSGLSSSASFEVLIAKIISRLFNNDTIDPLTMALAGQEAENRFFGKPCGLMDQIACSYGGIVSVDLEYPDKPIIESVDFSFYDHGYTLAVIHTGGSHADLTGDYAAVPQEMEAVARFFGKTACRQLSRNQIFEELPSLRKSVGDRAVLRALHFFNENARVTEAAEALKKGDMQEYLSIIRASAKSSRDLLQNIYSPSKPEEQNISMALALAEELIDNDGACRVHGGGFAGTIQVYVPNDRFSFFRERMEHYLGKGSVTPILISSTGSDKLDHQPSTVV is encoded by the coding sequence ATGACGTCGAAAGGAAAGCTGGATACATTATTTGCAAACCAGTTCCGTCGAGAAAGCAGCTGTTTGGTCGTCAGCCCGGGAAGAACGGAACTTTGCGGTAATCATACCGATCATAATCGAGGTAAAGTCCTTGCTGCGGCAATAGATCTTGCCAAGACGGCCGCCGTTGCGGCGAGGGACGATATGCGGGTTGAGATCATCACGGAGGGGTTACCCGAACGGGTAGACCTTATAATCGATAATGACGAGCCGCGAAAAGAGGAACAAGGAAGCTCCGCTGCCCTTGTACGGGGGGTTATTGCAGCCCTTCACAGGAAGGGCTTTAAAACGAAAGGTTTTTCTGCCTTCGTTCGCAGCAGAGTGGCTCTTGGTTCCGGTTTAAGCTCTTCGGCAAGCTTTGAAGTGCTCATTGCAAAAATCATCTCCAGACTCTTTAACAACGACACTATCGATCCCTTGACCATGGCCCTCGCTGGACAAGAGGCGGAAAATCGTTTTTTCGGAAAGCCCTGCGGCCTTATGGACCAGATTGCCTGTTCCTACGGCGGTATTGTGTCCGTTGATCTGGAATATCCGGATAAGCCGATAATCGAATCGGTCGACTTTAGCTTTTACGACCACGGGTACACCCTCGCCGTGATTCATACGGGGGGTAGTCATGCCGATCTTACCGGCGATTATGCGGCGGTTCCCCAAGAGATGGAGGCTGTCGCCCGTTTTTTCGGAAAAACGGCATGTCGCCAGTTGTCGCGAAATCAGATTTTCGAAGAGCTTCCATCCCTTCGAAAATCGGTTGGAGACAGGGCTGTATTGCGTGCACTCCATTTCTTCAACGAAAATGCGCGTGTAACAGAAGCCGCTGAAGCATTAAAAAAAGGAGACATGCAGGAATATCTTTCGATCATACGGGCTTCTGCCAAAAGTAGCCGGGATCTGCTTCAGAATATCTATTCCCCATCCAAACCGGAGGAACAGAATATCTCCATGGCTTTGGCCCTTGCCGAAGAGTTGATTGATAATGATGGAGCCTGCCGGGTACATGGAGGAGGCTTTGCCGGAACCATCCAGGTCTATGTTCCCAACGACCGATTTTCCTTTTTTCGAGAAAGGATGGAGCATTACCTAGGAAAAGGAAGTGTCACTCCCATCTTAATATCCTCAACGGGGAGCGATAAACTTGACCACCAACCGTCGACCGTCGTATAA
- a CDS encoding diphosphate--fructose-6-phosphate 1-phosphotransferase, with product MNISLLQKSRYGYKPVLPKALSGDLGTLKTVKGEATESVANQNELKQLFPIGYGKPIVTFEPGEGSVTSRALKVGVILSGGQAPGGHNVIAGLYDGLKRCNPESKLFGFLGGPSGILNDKAIELTDGYVDQYRNTGGFDIIGSGRTKLETEEQFARCAEVCKARGIEAIVIIGGDDSNTNAAVLAEYFARQKHDLSVIGVPKTIDGDLKNEQIEVSFGFDTATKTYSELIGNIERDANSAKKYWHFIKLMGRSASHICLECALQTHPSIALISEEVEEKGMTLNEIVNQIVDVVVTRSKEGEEFGVALVPEGLIEFVPEMKHLIEELNDLLAHHEEHFSTLRTFEDQSEWVNKNLSRDSSYVFSSLPNNIQRQLLMDRDPHGNVQVSRIETEQLLIEMVADKLEEMKHDGKYAGKFSTQHHFFGYEGRCAFPSNFDANYCYALGFNAAILIREGLSGYISSIRNLGEPASEWVAGGIPLTMMMNMELRHGEMKPVIKKALVDLSGAPFRTFVAHRDEWAIKTSFTYPGAIQYYGPDEVCNKPTISLSLEAGKELI from the coding sequence ATGAATATTTCACTACTACAGAAAAGCCGATATGGCTATAAGCCTGTTCTCCCGAAGGCGCTTTCAGGTGATCTGGGCACGTTAAAAACGGTGAAGGGAGAGGCAACAGAGTCGGTTGCCAATCAGAATGAACTGAAACAACTCTTTCCCATAGGCTACGGAAAGCCAATCGTTACCTTTGAACCCGGCGAGGGCAGTGTCACTTCAAGAGCCTTAAAGGTGGGTGTCATTCTTTCCGGAGGACAGGCCCCAGGCGGACATAATGTCATTGCAGGACTCTACGACGGTTTGAAGAGATGTAATCCGGAATCGAAGTTGTTCGGCTTTCTCGGAGGCCCCTCAGGGATTCTGAATGATAAAGCCATTGAACTTACCGACGGGTATGTCGACCAGTACCGCAATACCGGAGGATTCGACATTATCGGTTCCGGCAGAACAAAACTGGAAACCGAAGAGCAATTTGCCCGCTGTGCGGAAGTTTGTAAAGCCAGAGGCATAGAGGCCATCGTTATTATTGGAGGTGATGATTCCAATACGAACGCTGCAGTTCTGGCCGAATACTTTGCAAGGCAGAAACATGACCTTTCGGTGATTGGTGTTCCTAAAACCATCGATGGCGATCTGAAAAATGAGCAGATCGAGGTAAGTTTTGGTTTCGATACCGCTACAAAAACATACTCCGAACTGATTGGTAATATTGAACGTGATGCAAACTCTGCCAAGAAGTATTGGCATTTTATCAAGTTGATGGGGCGATCTGCCAGCCATATCTGCCTCGAGTGTGCCCTCCAGACACACCCAAGCATCGCTCTTATCAGCGAAGAGGTCGAAGAGAAAGGAATGACGCTCAATGAGATAGTCAACCAGATTGTCGATGTCGTTGTGACAAGGAGCAAAGAGGGTGAAGAATTCGGCGTTGCCCTTGTACCCGAAGGGTTAATTGAATTCGTTCCGGAGATGAAACACCTTATTGAGGAGCTCAATGATCTGCTGGCTCACCACGAGGAACATTTTTCTACCCTCAGGACCTTTGAGGATCAGTCCGAATGGGTAAATAAGAACCTTTCACGAGACAGTTCCTATGTCTTCTCCAGCCTGCCGAACAATATTCAACGCCAGCTCCTCATGGACAGAGATCCCCACGGAAATGTACAGGTATCAAGAATAGAAACCGAGCAGCTGCTTATTGAAATGGTTGCGGATAAGCTTGAAGAGATGAAGCACGACGGCAAATATGCGGGAAAGTTCTCTACACAGCACCACTTTTTCGGATATGAGGGGCGTTGCGCCTTTCCCTCCAATTTTGATGCAAACTACTGCTATGCCCTTGGTTTCAATGCTGCGATTCTTATCCGGGAGGGCCTAAGCGGCTATATTTCCTCCATCAGAAACCTCGGAGAGCCAGCCTCCGAATGGGTTGCAGGGGGAATTCCTCTTACCATGATGATGAACATGGAGCTTCGGCACGGAGAGATGAAGCCTGTTATCAAGAAGGCTCTTGTCGATTTATCGGGAGCTCCTTTCCGAACATTCGTCGCACACAGAGATGAATGGGCGATTAAAACCAGCTTTACCTACCCCGGCGCAATCCAGTACTACGGGCCGGACGAAGTGTGTAATAAGCCTACTATTTCCCTAAGCCTCGAGGCGGGAAAAGAGCTTATCTGA
- a CDS encoding MurR/RpiR family transcriptional regulator produces MLLWDKIETQSNVFSSTEQKLITYIKRNPQIIFKTITEVIEESGVGYGTIIRFCKKIGCSGFQDFKIRLATENNHVEQIKEGDNGSFLESYRKKVIKQLNITVRNTDEAALLETAQHIRSARKIIVIGFGGSFPMAQDFVYRLLRLGFGNISLDADDHVQAYRVSLLSPEDLLIVFSFSGATKGILETVKLAKKAKARIVSFTNHIKSPLIELSDCSMITAIKIPALQAELSTRLPFYFLIEVLTTLLYENYPEVRKALELTYDAVADKQI; encoded by the coding sequence ATGCTTTTATGGGATAAGATTGAGACTCAGTCGAATGTTTTTAGTTCGACTGAGCAGAAATTAATTACCTATATTAAAAGAAATCCGCAGATCATATTTAAAACCATTACGGAAGTTATAGAAGAAAGCGGAGTCGGATATGGAACCATTATTCGTTTTTGTAAGAAAATCGGCTGTTCTGGGTTTCAGGATTTCAAAATTCGTCTTGCAACTGAAAATAATCATGTTGAACAGATAAAAGAAGGCGATAACGGCTCTTTTCTCGAAAGCTATCGGAAAAAAGTAATCAAACAACTGAATATTACCGTTCGGAATACCGATGAGGCGGCTCTGCTCGAGACGGCACAGCATATTAGATCGGCACGAAAGATTATTGTGATCGGTTTCGGCGGATCGTTTCCTATGGCGCAGGACTTTGTGTACAGGTTGTTGCGACTCGGGTTTGGGAACATTTCGCTTGATGCTGATGATCATGTCCAGGCGTACCGGGTTTCTTTATTAAGTCCTGAAGATTTGCTGATTGTATTTTCTTTTTCGGGAGCAACAAAGGGAATTCTGGAGACAGTGAAGCTGGCGAAAAAAGCGAAGGCGAGGATTGTATCGTTTACAAACCATATAAAATCGCCATTAATAGAACTGTCGGATTGCAGTATGATTACGGCGATCAAAATTCCGGCTCTTCAGGCGGAATTAAGTACCCGACTGCCTTTTTATTTTCTTATCGAGGTTTTGACGACTTTACTCTACGAAAACTATCCGGAAGTGCGAAAAGCCCTTGAGCTCACCTATGATGCCGTTGCCGATAAGCAGATATAA